A region of the Arenibacter antarcticus genome:
CTATTTCCTTCCCGGTCCCATTTTCCGTTGCGCACCTCACGATCGGCTTTGTTTAGGTTGTTAAAGAGCGAAAGGACCATTCCAAGGGTATGTTCTGCTACTGCATTGCGGTTCCCTTCCGGGGCGGCGGCCAAGAACACCTTCCTACTTTTGGCGTATTGGGTATCTATATTTTCCAATCCAGCTCCTAATCGGCCAATAAATTTTAGGTTGGTGGCACGATCTAAAAACTTTTGGTCTAACGTAAATCTACTTCTGATAATAATACCGTCATAATCGGCAATTTTATTTTCTATTTCTTCCTTAGAAGAGGTATAATCCTCATCGTTTTGAAAGCCAAGGGCGGCAAATTGCTCTATGATAAGCGGGTGGTTAACATCTAGGTGAAGCACTTTCATTGGTAGTATCAATTTATTGGTTGTTTTGACAATTATTGTAAGCTATAGCCCCAATACGGTTAAATTATCTTTGTTTCCAGCTTGCTAAAAGCGTTTAAGAATTGCGATAAATATACAAAGTTTTTGCACTAGGGATTGCAGCAAGCTACCGTGTAGCGCGGAAAGCCCAACACCGCCATTGGCGGTGGAGTGCCCTAAAAATTTAAAATGTACTTGGCTATCGAAAAATAGATCAGTATTCCCAATACATCATTGCTGGTGGTAATAAACGGCCCTGTGGCAATTGCGGGATCAATCCCTCTTTTATTCAAAAATATAGGGATAAACGTACCGATTACGGCTGCATTTACGATTACAGTGACTAGAGCGATCCCTACAGTAGCAGAGACCAAATATGAGGTTTTGAACCCAAAATGGCTGATCAGAATAAAAATTGCTGCCAGCGCTATACCGTTTACGAGGCCCAAGAGGAGCTCCTTCCCCAGACGCCCTATAAGCTCTCCTTTTTTAATGGTATCATTCGCCAGTCCTTGCACTACTATTGCAGAGGATTGCACACCAACATTCCCCGCAGTAGCCTGCATTAGGGGAATAAAAGCTAATAGGATGGGGAATGTTACGAATGCGCCTTGAAATACGTTAATAATACTAGCGGCCCCGATCCCGCCCATCATACCGATAAACAGCCAAGGCAAACGGGCACGTGTAAGTTCCCAAATGCTATCATCTGCTTCAACATCTTGGGAAATACCTGCTGCCAATTGATAATCTTTCTCTGCTTCTTCCTTAATTACATCTACAATATCATCAATGGTAATACGCCCCACCAATCTACCAATCTCATCTATTACCGGAATGGCTTCCAAATCATATTTGGTCATGATTCGCGCCACCTCATCGGGTTTTTCGTTAACATTTACATAATCTACCTTAGGGATGTACACATCCTTGATATTGGTCTTGGTAGAGGTAGTCAACAGATCTTTTAGAGAAAGTCGCCCTTTCAGTTTCCCCTCGTCATCTATCACATATATGGAGTGCACCCGGGTAACGTTCTCTGCCTGGGCTCTCATTTCTTTTACACAGGTAAGCACATTCCAATTCTCATTTACCTTTACCAGCTCCTTAGCCATTAGTCCACCTGCCGAATACTCATCGTAGCGCAGTAGGTCCACGATATGCTTTGCGTGCTCCCTATCTACCAATTCAGAAATTACTTCCTGCACCATTCCTTTAGGGAGCTCTCCGATGATATCAGCGGCATCATCCGTATCTAGCTCGTTTAATTCTCCTGCAATCTCCTTAGCGGACAGATTCCCTAGAATTGCTTCCCTAACATCCTCATCTAGCTCTGTAAGGGTTTCCGAGGTTTGTTCGGTATCTAGTAATTTAATGAGGTAAGTGGCATGATCTTCATCCAGATCATTCATCAATTCTGCCACATCCGCATAATGCACCTCTTCCAAAAGGGAAGTTAACGTTGCATCCTGATTATTATCTATAAGCTGTTGTATTTCAGCTATAAATTCTTCGGTAAGTTTAAACGGTGTCATTTTGTATTTTCTGTGTCAACGAAATGAAATCTGAAACGGTCAATTGTTCTGGTCGGAGCCCAAATATAACATCTTCTTTAAGAACATCGGAAAGATCAAAGGTTTTTAAGCTGTTCCGCAATGTTTTTCTACGTTGGTTAAAAGCGGCTTTAACCACCTGTTTAAATAGCTTTTCAGATACGCCCAACTCCTGATTAGACTTTCTGACCAACCGCAGGACGCCCGACTGAACTTTAGGCGGGGGATCAAAGACTTGCGGTGATACGGTAAACAAGTATTCCGCTTCATAAAATGCCTGCACCAATACGGAAAGTATTCCATAAGCCTTGCTCCCATTACTTTCGCAGATCCTTTCGGCCACTTCCTTTTGGAACATACCCGAAAATTCCGGAATATATTCTTTGTAATCCAGCATCTTAAAAACGATCTGGGTAGAGATATTATAGGGAAAGTTCCCCGTAATGGCAAATTGCTCCTCTCCAAAGAGCTGTTTTATATCGTATTTTAGGAAATCGCCCTCCAACACCTTAAAACTACCTTTACGATGCATTACATCATTGTGTTCTAAGGGGAAACTATTATTGAGGTAATCAATAGATTCCGAATCCAGATCCATAGCGACAAGGTCTATATCCCTTCCAAGGAGGTATTTCGTTAACACCCCGGTACCGGGACCAATTTCAATTACATTCCGATACCCTTCTAAGGTAAGCGTCTCCCCAATTTTTTGCGCTACGGTCTCATCCTTTAGGAAATGCTGTCCCAGATGTTTCTTGGCCTTTACCGGACTTTTTTCCTTCTGGGGTTTAAACGACTTTGCATCGTAGGCCTGATATGACTTTTTTTTATTTTTGCTCATCTAGTAATGGGGTAGTATTAATTAATGCTCACTTACAACAGCCAATTCGGTTCTAAAGGCTACAAACTTGCCGCCAAAAAGTGCCGCTCCTTTACTGCGGAGGCTATCCGCATCTTCGGCATAATACTTTTCAAGGGTTTCTTTAGAGTCCGTGGTATACTGCACTGAAAAGGTGAGTCCGCCCATCTCCTCTTCCACCAAGACCCTAGTCATTAGGGCTTTAGAGAATTTTCCCGTTGCCAACATTTCGGGGATATGTGTGCCTTGCATCCAATGCAACCAGTCTTGCTTAATAGATTCTTCAATATTTATGGTAACGTTGTATATGTACATAACTCTGCTTTATGCTTCTAGGGAAGCGTATTCCAATTTTTATTAGCCCTTGAATATTCAGTTGATATCATCTCCTCGCAGCTTCCTGAAATTTTTCCGTGCCTGGGGAAAATAATAACTATCCTGATGATTATAGATAATTTGTTCATAGTGGCGCTTGGCCTTTTCCGGATCTTCCAATACGGTACGATACAACTCTGCCAGCGCAAAATGTGCATCGTCCGCCAAAATATCACTGGCATAAAATTCCACTATTTTAAGGTAGTTAAATTCCGCCTTTCCATACTGTTTTAGCTCGATTAAAATCTGCCCTTGTTTTAATAATGCCTCATCTTCAATTTTTTCGCCCTTATGATTTTCCAAAATATCTTCCAAGAGGGCTACCGCATCTGTCTTTTTGTTTTGGTAGTTCAAAAAACTTGCCCTGGCATATTTTTTTAGAGCGGTCTGCGTGGAATCTTCTAAGGAGTTATCCGAAATTAGCAAGCTCAATTGCATGGCATCATTAGCAATCAGCTGGGAGGTAGATGCCCGCAGCACTTTTAACTGCGTTAATGCCCAATCGAAATCCCCTTTATAAAAACTGGTCTGCGCCACTTTAAATCGCGCTTCCTGCCCCAGCACATCATTTTTGAGTTCTTTTTGTATTTGAGAATAATAGATCAATGCGCGATTGAACTTCTGATCGTAGACCAAAATATCTCCCAAGGCACTTTTAATATAGGCTTTTCCGTAATTATTCAATGGAAACTCCAAACTTCTTTCCATAATTTCTATGGCGGGACCCGGGGTATTCTTGTTAAAAGTCAGGAAATTGGCATAGGCAATCTGCAGGTGCAGGGTTTCTATTTTGTTCCCATGCTCCTCTAACAATTCTGTAAAAGTATTTTCTATGGATTGTAGTTTCTTTTCATCTGCGTCCATCAACTGAATCTCAATGAGGTTTAGTTGTGCGTCTAAGACTTCCCTTGTATCCCCGCTATGCTGAGCAATATAAGAAAACACATCTGTTGCCACCTCTATTTCCTGATCTTCCAAGGCCAATCTCCCCAAACCTTGCAGGCGTTGAAGTGATTTTTCCTCACTTCTTCTATAAATTGCCTTTTCTTGGCCAAATGCACTGCTGTATTGTTTTTGTTGTACAAAAAGCCAACTGAGTAATTCGTTCCAAAGCAAGTCGGGATTATTCTGAGCATTTTTCAGAAGGATCCGCTTAAATTTTAAGTTATTGGGACTTTCAGCATTGGAGGATATAAAATCGTTGATATTCCGTAGTACATTGGCAGTGGACACTGTACCTTGACTGATCATTTTTAGATAAGATTCGTACATCTTCTCTATATTGCCCTGCTCCCCATAAATTCTTGCTTTTTGAAATTCGTAATCCAAAACTGGATTTAATTCCATAGCTCTAGAATACGCCTTTAGCGCATAGTCTAACAGAACATATTGTTGAAACTTATATCCAATACCATAGCCGAAATTGGGGTTTTTCTCTATTTCGGAAATTGCACGATCGTAATTTTCAACCGCCTTATCCTGCATTCCCTTTAGGCCATAATTACGTCCTAATTCTATGTATGCGGTGGGGTATGCTGTTTTATCTGCAAGGGTCGTTAGCAAGTATTCCTCTGCCTTATCATATTGCTCCAACTGCTGGTAGCAAGCTATTAATTGCTCACCGTAATCCGTTCGTTTGGGGTTTTTGGCAACCAATTTCTCATAAAACACCTTTGCCTTTTCAAACTCACCATCCTCAAAATACTGCTTCGCCAAGAAATCTTCTTGGGAAAGCACCATTTGGGAGATAAAACAGAGAAAAATGATGAGAATGGGTCGCAAAATTACTTTTTATTCAAAGATACGGAGAGAACTCAGTTAAACTTCTTCTTTTACCTAGGAAAATCACTTTCCGAGCCTATATTTCGTCATTTTCTATCACCATAGCATCTGCTATGCTGTTAAAAAACAGCTTCATTTTGTCGTAAAAGCCGCTATTTCGGTTGCAAACAAAAAAATTAAATAAGTCCTGAAGGTACAAATTGTAGGGTCCTATTTTGGGCATTACTAATTCCATGTCTATTGGCTAGAGTTTACAGGAATCAAATGAGGTTTGAGCTAAAGCTAATCACTTTAAACCTCTTGACCACGACTTTAAAGCCGTGGCTATTAACCAACATGATATGGGGCTATAGCCCGTGACTTCTGGTCAATTACCTTGGAGCAAGACCATGAGGCATCGGACAGCAACTACCGATTACATTTAGACGCCCGCCTGAACGGAACGCACAGGCAAGCGTAGGCGCATTAAAATGTCTTTAGTGCGTAACTATCAGTTAATTGATCTCCTCTGAACTATTGATCAGTAAGGATTGAAAAAACTAATCAATTCTATCGAAACCGGTATAAGGTCTTAACACCTCCGGGATCTCGATTCCATTTTCGGTTTGGTAATTTTCCAATATCCCCGCCAACACTCTCGGCAAGGCCAAAGAGCTACCGTTAAGGGTATGCGCCAACTGGTTCTTCCCATTTCCATCCCTAAAACGCAGTTTTAAGCGATTGGATTGGAAAGCCTCAAAATTGGATACCGAGCTAATTTCCAACCAACGGTCCTGGGCGGTGGAAAACACTTCAAAATCGAAGGTCAAGGCGGCGGTAAACCCTAGGTCGCCTCCACAAAGTCGCAATATTCTATACGGAAGTTTCAATTCTCTAAGAATACCTTTTACGTGTTCTACCATCCCATCCAAAGCCTCATAGGATTTATCCGGATGCTCTACCCGTACTAATTCTACTTTATCAAATTGATGTAATCTGTTTAATCCGCGTACATGCGCACCATAACTTCCTGCCTCCCTTCTAAAACAAGGGGTATAGGCGGTAAAGCGAAAAGGAAGATCCGATTCGGCTACAATTTCATCTCGGAAAATATTGGTTACAGGAACTTCTGCGGTAGGTATCAGATAAAGATCATCTGCCCCTACATGGTACATTTGCCCTTCCTTGTCCGGTAATTGTCCAGTTCCGTATCCGGAGGTTTCGTTTACTAGGTGGGGAACCTGCATTTCCGTATAACCAGCTGCGGTATTCTTATCCAAAAAATAGTTGATCAGTGCTCTTTGGAGTTTAGCCCCCTTACCTTTATACACTGGAAAGCCTGCTCCTGCAATTTTAACGCCCAGTTCAAAATCTATGATATCGTATTTTTTTGCCAGTTCCCAATGGGGAAGTGCATTTTCTACTAATACGGGAATTTCACCTTCCTTAAACACCTCTTCATTATCTTCTTCGGTGCTACCTGCTGGCACAGAAGAGTGGGGTACATTTGGAATTTGGTATAATAGGTTCTGCAATTCTTGGGCGGTAGCCGTAAGTTCATCCTGCAACACCTTGGAATCTTCCTTTAAGTTTCCGGTGCGCTCCTTTAAAGCATTGGCCTCTGGGGCTTTTCCACTTTTATATAGGATTCCAATTTCTTTGGACAATTTATTGGACTCTGCCAAGGTATTATCCAAACGGGCCTGGACCGCCCTTCTATTTTCATCTAATTGAAGTACTTTGTCCAAGAGTGGAAGTGCCTCTATATTGCGCTTTGCCAGCGCCGCTATAATCTTTTCCTTATCTTCCCGTATCGCCTGTAGCTGTAGCATGAATTCTATTTTTTTGGAGGTCAAATTTAAGATTAATTGAAGAAGGAATCAATTTATTACAGGAACAATTTGCCCTGCCCGATCCACGAAAGAATGATTGTCCTAAAAATGGGTTTCCCCTTCTCCGTTTTCCAAGGTGGAATCGTGAATTTTTGAAGGCAAAATCCATTGGTTATGCCAAAAATAGTTCCAAGGTGTATTGGCTAGATCGGTTTCGGAATCTATAAATGCCCGAAATGGCTTCCCATTGATTCCTACTTTTGAATCGACATACACGGAAACTACCTCTCCCCTGGACTTATATTCCTGTTTTAAATGCTGGGCAAATTGCCATATAAAATCGGGATAACTGGCGGTTTTCCGTTGTTGAGCCTTAGTTAAATAGGCTTCTTGATCTACCAGATAGACATCTCCGGTTGCTTTGTTCACCACTTTAAAGGAAGTTACACCCTCTCTATTGCGCAACATCATTCTCCAGCTCATCCTATGCCCTTCTTCGGTCCACAGCACATCGTCTTCAATAAAATAATGCCGTATAGGAAGAAGCAATTGCACCAAAAAATAGAGTGCCATAAACCATATCATCCATTTTTTGTGCGATGGATTTTGATACTCACTCTCCAAAATAGGCACTTTCTTTTTTAGAAAGATACTCCGGATTAATTCTGGTGGAAAGAAAAATAAGGTAAATGCCAAGGCCAAATAGGGGAATATCCCTATTTGAAAAATAAAGGAATTGAACAGATGAAAAAAGATCGATATTAAAAATGCCCATTTCCTCGTAGGCTTCCAAAGCAACGCCGGAACAATAAGCAGATCGAATAAAATACCCGAAAATCCTATAAACTTATGAATCACCGGATGCTGCAGCAAATCTCCCACTACTGGGTAATGAATTTTGCTTCGAAATAGAATTTCTATGAAACTAAAATCTAACCAATCCCCGTACATTTTAGCAATTGCCGCATAGGTGTACACAATAAACAATTGTAGCACTATGATCCATTTTACATAGGAGAACACCGTATTCTCCTTAATACAGGGATTTCGCTTGGCATCTATGGAGTAATTTTTGTGTGCCGGTAAAAAAAACATGATGCCGGATATCAGCAATAACAGATAATAATGGTTGTTGTAGGCCGTTTTCTGCATTAGGTAAACCCCGGCCCAGAGCAAAGTAAAGGCTAGGACACTAAATCGGTATTTATACCCTAGTGCAATAAAAACCCCAAGGGTGCCCATTACCATAAAGTAGAAATACATTCCGGTTCCAGGCAAGGGCTGTAACCATTCAAAACCAATAAAAGTAAAGGTGAATTCTGGATTTATAAGGTTGCGTTTCACCCATCCAGTAAGGATTGCGCCATAGCATTCCAAGCTAATCAACACTCCAAAAAATATCCGAAAAACCAGTAATGGACTATTGTCGATTTTCTTAAATAGAAATCGATCTAGCATTATTTGGGAATTAACGAGAGAGAGGTTATCCTATCTTTTCGCAACTGCACCTTTAGCGCTTCCAAGGAATTAAATTTATATTCATCCCGTAGGCGATCCATGATATCTATCTGAATCTTCTTACCGTACAGGTCCTGGTCAAAATCGAAAAAATTTATTTCGATGGTACGTTTTGTTCCCGAAACGGTGGGATTTACACCGATATTCATCATCCCGTATACGGTTTTATCGTCTATCACACTACTGACCACATATACCCCATTTTTGGGAATTAACTTATATTCCTCAGCGATGGATAAATTTGCGGTCGGGAAATCGAGCTTTCTCCCTAGGCCTCTTCCCTTTACCACAGTTCCCGTAAGCATATAGCGGTATCCCAAATAATTATTAGCAGTGCGGACATCCCCCTCTTCCAATGCTTTTCTGATTTTGGTTGAACTAACGGAAACATCATCTATTTCCTGTGCCGATATTTCCTCGACCTGAAAATCCATTTCCCTTCCAAAAACAAATAGATCATTGATATTGGCATTCCTATTCCTACCAAAACGATGGTCATAACCGATGATTATTTTTTTTACCTTTAATTCGTTCACTAAAATATCTCTGACGAATTCCGTTGCAGAAAGTCGAGAAAATTCTTTGGTAAAAGGATGAATGATAAGATAATCTAACTCCAACGACTTCATTATCACCATCTTTTCCTCCATGGTATTAAGGAGTTGTATGGAAGTATCTTGTTGCAATACCATTCTTGGATGTGGAAAGAAAGTTAGGACCGTT
Encoded here:
- a CDS encoding DUF4286 family protein; the protein is MYIYNVTINIEESIKQDWLHWMQGTHIPEMLATGKFSKALMTRVLVEEEMGGLTFSVQYTTDSKETLEKYYAEDADSLRSKGAALFGGKFVAFRTELAVVSEH
- the mgtE gene encoding magnesium transporter, with protein sequence MTPFKLTEEFIAEIQQLIDNNQDATLTSLLEEVHYADVAELMNDLDEDHATYLIKLLDTEQTSETLTELDEDVREAILGNLSAKEIAGELNELDTDDAADIIGELPKGMVQEVISELVDREHAKHIVDLLRYDEYSAGGLMAKELVKVNENWNVLTCVKEMRAQAENVTRVHSIYVIDDEGKLKGRLSLKDLLTTSTKTNIKDVYIPKVDYVNVNEKPDEVARIMTKYDLEAIPVIDEIGRLVGRITIDDIVDVIKEEAEKDYQLAAGISQDVEADDSIWELTRARLPWLFIGMMGGIGAASIINVFQGAFVTFPILLAFIPLMQATAGNVGVQSSAIVVQGLANDTIKKGELIGRLGKELLLGLVNGIALAAIFILISHFGFKTSYLVSATVGIALVTVIVNAAVIGTFIPIFLNKRGIDPAIATGPFITTSNDVLGILIYFSIAKYILNF
- the rsmA gene encoding 16S rRNA (adenine(1518)-N(6)/adenine(1519)-N(6))-dimethyltransferase RsmA; amino-acid sequence: MSKNKKKSYQAYDAKSFKPQKEKSPVKAKKHLGQHFLKDETVAQKIGETLTLEGYRNVIEIGPGTGVLTKYLLGRDIDLVAMDLDSESIDYLNNSFPLEHNDVMHRKGSFKVLEGDFLKYDIKQLFGEEQFAITGNFPYNISTQIVFKMLDYKEYIPEFSGMFQKEVAERICESNGSKAYGILSVLVQAFYEAEYLFTVSPQVFDPPPKVQSGVLRLVRKSNQELGVSEKLFKQVVKAAFNQRRKTLRNSLKTFDLSDVLKEDVIFGLRPEQLTVSDFISLTQKIQNDTV
- a CDS encoding bifunctional riboflavin kinase/FAD synthetase; translated protein: MITVQSISNYDKVHSTAITIGTFDGVHVGHRKILERLINNAKVLGLKSTVLTFFPHPRMVLQQDTSIQLLNTMEEKMVIMKSLELDYLIIHPFTKEFSRLSATEFVRDILVNELKVKKIIIGYDHRFGRNRNANINDLFVFGREMDFQVEEISAQEIDDVSVSSTKIRKALEEGDVRTANNYLGYRYMLTGTVVKGRGLGRKLDFPTANLSIAEEYKLIPKNGVYVVSSVIDDKTVYGMMNIGVNPTVSGTKRTIEINFFDFDQDLYGKKIQIDIMDRLRDEYKFNSLEALKVQLRKDRITSLSLIPK
- the serS gene encoding serine--tRNA ligase, which encodes MLQLQAIREDKEKIIAALAKRNIEALPLLDKVLQLDENRRAVQARLDNTLAESNKLSKEIGILYKSGKAPEANALKERTGNLKEDSKVLQDELTATAQELQNLLYQIPNVPHSSVPAGSTEEDNEEVFKEGEIPVLVENALPHWELAKKYDIIDFELGVKIAGAGFPVYKGKGAKLQRALINYFLDKNTAAGYTEMQVPHLVNETSGYGTGQLPDKEGQMYHVGADDLYLIPTAEVPVTNIFRDEIVAESDLPFRFTAYTPCFRREAGSYGAHVRGLNRLHQFDKVELVRVEHPDKSYEALDGMVEHVKGILRELKLPYRILRLCGGDLGFTAALTFDFEVFSTAQDRWLEISSVSNFEAFQSNRLKLRFRDGNGKNQLAHTLNGSSLALPRVLAGILENYQTENGIEIPEVLRPYTGFDRID
- a CDS encoding HTTM domain-containing protein encodes the protein MLDRFLFKKIDNSPLLVFRIFFGVLISLECYGAILTGWVKRNLINPEFTFTFIGFEWLQPLPGTGMYFYFMVMGTLGVFIALGYKYRFSVLAFTLLWAGVYLMQKTAYNNHYYLLLLISGIMFFLPAHKNYSIDAKRNPCIKENTVFSYVKWIIVLQLFIVYTYAAIAKMYGDWLDFSFIEILFRSKIHYPVVGDLLQHPVIHKFIGFSGILFDLLIVPALLWKPTRKWAFLISIFFHLFNSFIFQIGIFPYLALAFTLFFFPPELIRSIFLKKKVPILESEYQNPSHKKWMIWFMALYFLVQLLLPIRHYFIEDDVLWTEEGHRMSWRMMLRNREGVTSFKVVNKATGDVYLVDQEAYLTKAQQRKTASYPDFIWQFAQHLKQEYKSRGEVVSVYVDSKVGINGKPFRAFIDSETDLANTPWNYFWHNQWILPSKIHDSTLENGEGETHF
- a CDS encoding tetratricopeptide repeat protein, with the protein product MRPILIIFLCFISQMVLSQEDFLAKQYFEDGEFEKAKVFYEKLVAKNPKRTDYGEQLIACYQQLEQYDKAEEYLLTTLADKTAYPTAYIELGRNYGLKGMQDKAVENYDRAISEIEKNPNFGYGIGYKFQQYVLLDYALKAYSRAMELNPVLDYEFQKARIYGEQGNIEKMYESYLKMISQGTVSTANVLRNINDFISSNAESPNNLKFKRILLKNAQNNPDLLWNELLSWLFVQQKQYSSAFGQEKAIYRRSEEKSLQRLQGLGRLALEDQEIEVATDVFSYIAQHSGDTREVLDAQLNLIEIQLMDADEKKLQSIENTFTELLEEHGNKIETLHLQIAYANFLTFNKNTPGPAIEIMERSLEFPLNNYGKAYIKSALGDILVYDQKFNRALIYYSQIQKELKNDVLGQEARFKVAQTSFYKGDFDWALTQLKVLRASTSQLIANDAMQLSLLISDNSLEDSTQTALKKYARASFLNYQNKKTDAVALLEDILENHKGEKIEDEALLKQGQILIELKQYGKAEFNYLKIVEFYASDILADDAHFALAELYRTVLEDPEKAKRHYEQIIYNHQDSYYFPQARKNFRKLRGDDIN